GAAAAACCAGTCGCTCATCGATGCGCCCGACACCCGCCGGGCTCGACGGACGCATCGAAATCCCGTGGAAATCGAGACTCCCCATCTCGTCGAGCAATCTCGGCGCAAAGTCCTCCTTGCCCACACTGCTGCCCCCGGAAACGAGCACGACGTCCGCCAGCGGGTCTGCCATGGCGCGGGCAATGGGATCGGGTTCGTCGGGCAAGATTTCAAAGGGCAGTAATTCTGCGCCGTCGCGCTCGAGCAACCCTCGCAACACCACCGAATTGCTGTCCACGATCTTCGAGCCGCCTGGTTGACTACCCGCCGGTAAAAGTTCGTTGCCCGTGACGACCAGTCGCACCCGGGGTCGGCGCACACAGCGAGGATTGCCCACGCCAATCGAAGACAGGAGCCCCGCATCTTGCGCCCGCAAGCGTCGTCCGGCGCGCAAGACAATCTCGCCTTCACGAATGTCTTCGCCAATCTCGCCCACGTTCCTCTGCGGTGCGACCGCTTCGCTCACTTCGACGTGGCCCGCTTCTTCGTTGCAGACTTCTGCCATTACGACCGCATCCGCTCCGACGGGCACGGGGGCGCCCGTCATGATCCGAACGGCAGAACCCTTGGCCAGTGCGCCCTCGAACGGTTGCCCCGGCATTGATTCGCCGATGATCTCGAATCGGATTGGATTGTAGGAAGACGCACCAAAGCTCTCTTCTCCGCGAATCGCGTAGCCGTCCATCGCCGAACGGGGAAAACCGGGAACGTTGACGACCGCCCTCACCTCTTCAGCGAGAACACGCCCCACGCACTGCGAAAGATCGACTTCTTCGGGCTCACATTGCCGAGTGTGTTCCACCAGGAAACGCTCGACGTCTTCGACGTCGACGCGCGTAGCGAAGCCCTTCATACGAACATCGCGCATCGATCTAGAGTCTCCAAATGGAAAGCGGGCAGAGAAGCCAACGCCCCCCGCCCGCAATCCAACCAAATGCGCAGCGAATCAGCCGGCAGCCTTCGCCATGAACAACTCATCGCGGTTTTCGAAGCGAACCTTCGCCTGGGCGATGATCTCTGGACCTATATCAAACTTGAGCGAGTGATCCGGGCCAATGCCCTCCTCTACCAGGCAGTCCGAGAGCTTGTCGTCCTCATCCTTCCAACCCGCCTTGGCGTTGAAGCTCCATTCATCCTGGAGAATCTCCCAGCCCATATCGGCGATCTGATCCCGCGTTACTTCCTCGCCGTACAGCAAGCCGTAGTACTCTCGGATCATGTCGAGGTCTGGCCCGAGGAACTGGCAGAAGCCCGACGAATCGCAGACCGCATTCACGAGCTGCACTTCTTGCGCCGCTCGAGCCATGTCCTCGGGCGCCATGGCGGGGTTCACGATCAAGCCGGCTGTGTGATCCGCGCCCATCGAACTGGTGCAGTAGGAAACGCCCGTCGCCTTGAGGGGACGGGGATCCCAGGCGGGAATCGCCTGGCCGCGTCCGTGGGGGACGCGCTTGTGACCCGTGCGCTTGCCCACCGCAACTGCGCCGTTCCCCACCGCGCGACCGAGGTCGGTGCCCTCGGCAATTTCGTCGAAGAGCTTCTTCGCGGCTTCGGCGTCACCCCATTTCATTTCACCGGCGTCCATCAGGATCGCGATGGCAGCCCCCGTTTCGATCGTATCGAGGCCGAGTTCGTCACACAATCGATCGAGATCGGCAACATCTTCCCAGCTCTCCATTGCGCAGCTCGCACCCAATATGGTGAGGGTCTCGAACTCGAGGGCCGAGGTCTTGTAGTTGCCTTCTTTGTCGTGGACGATGTTCGAGCAGCTTATGATGCAGCCCGTCAAGCAATTGTGCATGCCTCCGCCGTAGGTCTCGAAGCTCTCGATGATGCGCGCGCCGTCGAGTTCGTTGACGTTGGGCGATTGGCCCTCTGTGCGGTTCTTGTATACGAACGTGTTGAGCATGTTCGCGACCGGAACCACCCCGGATGTGCCGGTCTTGAACATCTGCGGGCCGGCCAGGTATTCCTTCGACTTGCTCTTGTTCAACGCCGTAAAGCCCTTGTTGTCCGCTGCCTTTCGGAGTGGCGCCTTGGCGGGATCGATCAGCACCCACTTGAGTCCCTTGGAGCCCATCACCGCCCCCAAGCCACCGCGAGCTGCATGACGTGCGGGGCGGCGTTCCTTGTCCTGGTCCGTGCACGCGACTGAAGCGCCCGAGAGCATGTGCTCGCCTGCCGGTCCGATCGAAATTACCGAAGCGGTCTTGGGTTCATTCGCGAGCAGCTTCTCGCAGAGTGCGTAGTTCCACATGCCCTTGTATTCGTCGGCCTCTACGACTTCGACCGTGTCGGCACTGATCCGCAGCCCGTAGCGCTTGTTGCGGTCGGCGGGCTGGCCCTTCACGATCACCCCTCTAAAGCCGAGCTTCATCAGGTGCTGAGAGGGATTGCCGCCGGCGTTGGCCTCTTTGATGCCGCCGGTCAGCGGGCTTTTGCCACCGATCGAGATACGACCCGAGGTCGGTGCGGACGTACCCGAGAGCACGCCCGGTGCCATCACGAGAACGTTGTCGGGGCCCAGCGGGTCGCAGGTCGGGTCACAGTCTCGTGTCAAAATCTTTGCCGACAGTCCTCGCCCTCCGAGCAACTTCCACTCCGCGGG
This region of Myxococcales bacterium genomic DNA includes:
- a CDS encoding molybdopterin molybdotransferase MoeA — translated: MRDVRMKGFATRVDVEDVERFLVEHTRQCEPEEVDLSQCVGRVLAEEVRAVVNVPGFPRSAMDGYAIRGEESFGASSYNPIRFEIIGESMPGQPFEGALAKGSAVRIMTGAPVPVGADAVVMAEVCNEEAGHVEVSEAVAPQRNVGEIGEDIREGEIVLRAGRRLRAQDAGLLSSIGVGNPRCVRRPRVRLVVTGNELLPAGSQPGGSKIVDSNSVVLRGLLERDGAELLPFEILPDEPDPIARAMADPLADVVLVSGGSSVGKEDFAPRLLDEMGSLDFHGISMRPSSPAGVGRIDERLVFLLPGNPVSCLCAYEFFAGPSLRAMGGRSRAWPHRRIRLPLARKIASKIGRTDYVRVGEEGGKIVPLATSGASILSSTVRAIGAVIIARELEGVAPGDEVEVLLYDDEPWEPSQ
- a CDS encoding aldehyde ferredoxin oxidoreductase — encoded protein: MAGPEGDRLIHVDMTTQTVTFEDFPAEWKLLGGRGLSAKILTRDCDPTCDPLGPDNVLVMAPGVLSGTSAPTSGRISIGGKSPLTGGIKEANAGGNPSQHLMKLGFRGVIVKGQPADRNKRYGLRISADTVEVVEADEYKGMWNYALCEKLLANEPKTASVISIGPAGEHMLSGASVACTDQDKERRPARHAARGGLGAVMGSKGLKWVLIDPAKAPLRKAADNKGFTALNKSKSKEYLAGPQMFKTGTSGVVPVANMLNTFVYKNRTEGQSPNVNELDGARIIESFETYGGGMHNCLTGCIISCSNIVHDKEGNYKTSALEFETLTILGASCAMESWEDVADLDRLCDELGLDTIETGAAIAILMDAGEMKWGDAEAAKKLFDEIAEGTDLGRAVGNGAVAVGKRTGHKRVPHGRGQAIPAWDPRPLKATGVSYCTSSMGADHTAGLIVNPAMAPEDMARAAQEVQLVNAVCDSSGFCQFLGPDLDMIREYYGLLYGEEVTRDQIADMGWEILQDEWSFNAKAGWKDEDDKLSDCLVEEGIGPDHSLKFDIGPEIIAQAKVRFENRDELFMAKAAG